Sequence from the Stenotrophomonas sp. 364 genome:
CCGCGATCCAGCGCATCGCGGACGTGCACCGCGTCGTCGTGCATGGTCATCATCACCACCCGGGTGCCGGGCGCGCGCAGCAGGATGTCGCTCAGGGCTTCCAGGCCGGTACGGCCCGGCAGCGACAGGTCCATCAGGATGACATCGGGGCTGTGCTGGATGGCCATCTGCAGCGCCTGTTCGGCATTGCTGGCATCGGCGACCACCTCGACATTGGCAAAGCCCTGGAGCAGGCGGCTGAGGCCGGCGCGGACCAGGGTGTGATCGTCGACGATGAGAACGCGCACAGGCAGGCTTGGGGGGATGTGAAGAAGACGGCCACATTAACGGAGTGGCGGCCTACCGCCAAGCCGAACGCGTCACGGTGTGCCGGGCCGGACGGCGGCCGGCACCCTTGAGCCCCGGTTACGGGCGGCGATCGGCCAGGCGCGCCTGGGCAATCTGGCGCCGGTGCAGGCGGAACAAGTGGCGTTCCAGCGCCATTTCCAGCGCATCGCTCATCGGCTCGAAGCGCAGCCAGAGGAAGTGCGCGCCGGCGCCGGTGGCCGCTTCGGCCAGCACGGCGACCGGCAGGTCGATATGGTCGGGCAGCCAGTCGCAGGGCTGCAGCCGGATCACGCCCAGGCTGCCGGCGGCCGCGCCGCTGCGCGCACCCTGTTCCAGGCGGATGCCACGGCGCGACCAGCGCAGCGGGCGGAGGTCCAGGTCCTGGGCGCTTTGCCGCACCAGCCGGCCCAGCAGCACCATGGTCAGGTCCAGCTTGGCCTCCAGCCGCTGCATCTGCGCACTGGACTCGCCGCGGTCGTCGTGGCCGTCGTCGCTGCGCGCATCTTCCACCAGGGCCACGCTGCGCAGCAGGGTTTCGGCCGTGCCGGGACGTATCACCG
This genomic interval carries:
- a CDS encoding PilZ domain-containing protein, which gives rise to MNDARPAAIHHPAESELFDETLSCEVALPAEFRLGSAVIRPGTAETLLRSVALVEDARSDDGHDDRGESSAQMQRLEAKLDLTMVLLGRLVRQSAQDLDLRPLRWSRRGIRLEQGARSGAAAGSLGVIRLQPCDWLPDHIDLPVAVLAEAATGAGAHFLWLRFEPMSDALEMALERHLFRLHRRQIAQARLADRRP